In Sphingomonas phyllosphaerae, one DNA window encodes the following:
- a CDS encoding PilZ domain-containing protein has protein sequence MEARWLDIVIHNISSRGLMAGCDQPPAVGSYVEIRRGTLVIVGRVQWNKGRFFGLRSQDRLSVKALVDEPRLAGRPDRSAAQPESDRRAERRLAHEAQMARKVERSRSFASMFQFLVLVAVAVTMAGIAAHTVFTMLSAPAAQIEDALKVK, from the coding sequence GTGGAAGCACGCTGGCTGGATATCGTGATCCATAATATTTCCTCGCGCGGTCTGATGGCCGGGTGCGACCAGCCGCCGGCGGTCGGCAGTTACGTCGAGATCCGGCGCGGGACGCTGGTGATCGTCGGGCGCGTCCAGTGGAACAAGGGCCGGTTCTTCGGGCTGCGCTCGCAGGACCGGCTGTCGGTCAAGGCGCTGGTCGACGAGCCGCGGCTGGCCGGTCGTCCCGACCGCAGCGCCGCGCAACCCGAAAGCGACCGCCGCGCCGAACGCCGGCTGGCGCATGAAGCGCAGATGGCGCGCAAGGTGGAGCGATCACGCAGCTTCGCGTCGATGTTCCAGTTCCTCGTGCTGGTGGCGGTCGCGGTGACGATGGCGGGGATCGCCGCGCATACGGTGTTCACGATGCTCTCGGCGCCGGCGGCGCAGATCGAGGATGCGCTGAAGGTGAAGTGA
- a CDS encoding ATP-binding protein: MTVSVDMGHDERGAPVTMDLEELLATRLLVQGNSGSGKSHLLRRLLERSAGQVQQVVIDPEGDFVTLSERYGHVVIEGADYAERELARIAARLREHRASVVLSLEGLEAEGQMRCAAGFLNALFDAPREHWYPALVVVDEAQLFAPTTGGEVAEEVRRASLSAMTNLMCRGRKRGLAGVIATQRLAKLAKNVAAEASNFLMGRTFLDIDMARAADLLGMERRQAESIRDLARGTFMALGPAVSRRPITVRIGTVETQARSGSPKLVPLPQADSVDLQSLLDVTPEAAPTLPMTFDPRPRRVPADELLSDIEAPAPSTPAPSLPDRNEEEVEAVYAEVLRAIVTDDESSGRPAAVLYQDFQVRCRMAGIAKPALDLAAFSRRLSCARAGIFDPHADEWASVLALAGGLPDDMLGAFLLVAKAARDGAPCPSDIAIANTYGTSSIGRVKRLIGYIEGRDLFVTRTDMGGKRSITIPHLGWTTAPAEAA, from the coding sequence ATGACCGTCAGCGTAGACATGGGGCACGACGAGCGCGGCGCGCCCGTGACCATGGACCTCGAAGAACTGCTCGCCACCCGGTTGCTCGTCCAGGGCAATTCCGGGTCCGGCAAGTCGCATCTGCTGCGCCGCTTGCTCGAACGCAGCGCGGGACAGGTACAACAGGTGGTGATCGACCCCGAGGGCGATTTCGTCACCTTGTCCGAACGCTACGGCCATGTCGTGATCGAGGGCGCGGATTATGCCGAACGCGAGCTGGCGCGAATCGCCGCCCGGCTGCGCGAGCACCGCGCCAGCGTAGTGCTGAGTCTCGAAGGGCTGGAGGCGGAGGGGCAGATGCGCTGCGCCGCCGGCTTCCTCAATGCGCTGTTCGACGCGCCGCGCGAACATTGGTATCCGGCGCTGGTGGTGGTCGACGAGGCGCAATTGTTCGCGCCGACCACCGGTGGCGAGGTCGCCGAGGAGGTCCGCCGCGCCTCGCTGTCGGCGATGACCAATTTGATGTGCCGCGGGCGCAAGCGCGGCCTGGCGGGCGTGATCGCGACGCAGCGGCTGGCGAAGCTCGCCAAGAATGTCGCGGCCGAGGCGAGCAACTTTCTGATGGGGCGCACCTTCCTCGACATCGACATGGCGCGTGCCGCCGATCTGCTCGGCATGGAGCGGCGGCAGGCCGAATCGATCCGCGATCTGGCGCGCGGCACCTTCATGGCGCTGGGGCCGGCGGTGTCGCGGCGGCCGATCACGGTGCGGATTGGCACGGTCGAGACGCAGGCGCGCAGCGGCAGCCCCAAGCTGGTCCCGCTGCCGCAGGCCGATTCGGTCGACCTGCAATCTTTGCTCGATGTGACGCCCGAGGCCGCGCCGACGCTGCCGATGACCTTCGATCCGCGCCCGCGCCGCGTGCCCGCCGACGAATTGCTGTCCGATATCGAGGCGCCCGCACCCTCCACCCCCGCCCCGTCGCTCCCCGACCGCAACGAGGAAGAGGTCGAGGCGGTCTATGCCGAGGTGCTGCGCGCGATCGTCACCGACGACGAAAGCAGCGGACGTCCGGCGGCGGTGCTCTATCAGGACTTTCAGGTCCGCTGCCGGATGGCCGGTATCGCCAAGCCCGCGCTCGACCTCGCCGCGTTCAGCCGCCGTCTGTCGTGCGCGCGCGCCGGCATCTTCGATCCGCATGCCGATGAATGGGCGAGCGTCCTCGCGCTGGCCGGCGGACTGCCCGACGACATGCTCGGCGCGTTCCTGCTGGTCGCCAAGGCGGCGCGCGACGGTGCGCCGTGCCCGTCCGACATTGCGATCGCGAACACCTACGGCACCAGCTCGATCGGGCGGGTCAAGCGGCTGATCGGCTATATCGAAGGGCGCGACCTGTTCGTGACGCGCACCGACATGGGCGGCAAACGCTCGATCACGATCCCGCATCTCGGCTGGACGACCGCACCGGCGGAGGCGGCGTAG
- a CDS encoding endonuclease domain-containing protein, with protein MTSEIELLTRAADMRRNPTEWEKRLWRELSGTKLGHKFRRQHVIAPYIADFFCPAKGLIIEVDGDTHDPVADATRDRFIAIKGFHTLRFSNLDVRENMEGVLLTIVAALQARPDRWSGVPHPNPVAGERCAASFRSCRGHDRPATPEGEGLER; from the coding sequence ATGACGAGCGAAATCGAATTGCTGACCCGTGCCGCGGACATGCGGCGCAATCCCACCGAGTGGGAGAAAAGGCTCTGGCGCGAATTGTCAGGAACCAAGCTCGGCCACAAGTTCCGTCGCCAGCACGTTATCGCGCCTTACATTGCCGATTTCTTTTGCCCGGCGAAGGGGCTGATCATCGAGGTCGATGGCGACACGCATGATCCGGTCGCGGACGCTACCCGGGACCGCTTCATCGCCATCAAAGGCTTTCACACCCTGCGCTTCTCCAACTTGGACGTCCGCGAGAATATGGAAGGCGTCCTGCTCACGATCGTAGCCGCCCTGCAAGCTCGCCCCGATCGCTGGTCCGGCGTGCCCCACCCCAACCCAGTTGCAGGTGAACGATGCGCTGCATCGTTCAGGTCATGCCGGGGGCATGACCGACCTGCAACTCCCGAGGGGGAGGGGCTTGAGCGATGA
- a CDS encoding YebC/PmpR family DNA-binding transcriptional regulator, which produces MAGHSKFKNIMHRKGAQDKKRSGMFSKLSREITVAAKMGLPDPDMNPRLRAAINAAKAQSMPKDNIQRAIDKASKGDTENYEEIRYEGFGPGGVSLIIEALSDNRNRTATNVRTAVSKNGGNLGASGSVSHGFDRMGLINYPASAGDAEKVFEAALEAGAEDVTSTEEGHEIWTEQGSLHEVAKALEPVLGEAEGAKLAWRPQTMVEVTEADAATLFKLIDALDDDDDVQTVWGNYEVSDEVMAKLG; this is translated from the coding sequence ATGGCAGGCCATTCCAAGTTCAAGAACATCATGCACCGCAAGGGCGCGCAGGATAAGAAGCGCTCCGGCATGTTCTCCAAGCTCAGCCGCGAAATCACCGTCGCGGCGAAGATGGGGCTGCCCGATCCCGACATGAACCCGCGGCTGCGCGCCGCGATCAACGCCGCCAAGGCGCAGTCGATGCCCAAGGACAATATCCAGCGCGCGATCGACAAGGCGAGCAAGGGCGACACCGAGAATTACGAGGAAATCCGCTACGAGGGTTTCGGCCCGGGCGGGGTGAGCCTGATCATCGAGGCGCTGTCCGACAATCGCAACCGCACCGCAACCAACGTGCGCACCGCGGTGTCGAAGAACGGCGGCAATCTGGGCGCGAGCGGCTCGGTGAGCCACGGCTTCGACCGGATGGGGCTCATAAACTATCCGGCGAGCGCGGGCGATGCCGAGAAGGTGTTCGAGGCGGCGCTGGAGGCCGGGGCCGAGGACGTCACCTCGACCGAGGAAGGCCATGAGATCTGGACCGAGCAGGGTTCGCTCCACGAGGTCGCCAAGGCGCTGGAGCCGGTGCTGGGCGAGGCCGAGGGCGCGAAGCTGGCGTGGCGCCCACAGACGATGGTCGAGGTGACCGAGGCGGATGCGGCGACGCTGTTCAAGCTGATCGATGCGCTGGACGACGACGACGACGTGCAGACGGTGTGGGGGAATTACGAAGTGTCCGACGAGGTGATGGCGAAGCTGGGGTGA
- the ykgO gene encoding type B 50S ribosomal protein L36 yields the protein MKIRNSLKSLKDRHRDNRVIRRRGRTYVINKTNRRFKARQG from the coding sequence ATGAAGATCCGCAACAGCCTGAAGTCGCTCAAGGACCGTCACCGCGACAATCGCGTGATCCGCCGTCGCGGCCGGACCTATGTCATCAACAAGACGAATCGCCGGTTCAAGGCCCGCCAGGGCTGA
- the pyk gene encoding pyruvate kinase, with translation MTLNPNHIAPRSRKVRVLATLGPASNTLEMITTLFQAGADAFRVNMSHGDQQSKIAVIQAIRSLEERFKRPTTILADLQGPKLRVGKFDGGRVTLEHGSTFVLDHDPTPGNASRVRLPHKEIFAAIEPGARLLLDDGKLVLRVTDHDADRIVTTVEVGGPLSDNKGLNVPDVVIPMAALTEKDRSDLAFAIDQGVDWIALSFVQRPEDLWEARKLIGGKAALLAKIEKPAAIERLEEIVEACDGVMVARGDLGVELPPQSVPPLQKRIVETARRMGRPVVVATQMLESMIQSPSPTRAEVSDVATAIYDGADAIMLSAESAAGQWPVESVAMMNAIGDAVERDPMHGDRIHFTVTRPDPTTADALAEAAKNIADTVSASAIICFTMSGSTARRIARERPSVPILVLTPSTDTARRLGLLWGTHNVNTRDVESFEEMVAKAKRIALRQGIAKAGDRVIVMAGVPFRTPGSTNVLHVVQIVGDELKDYRAPDAQ, from the coding sequence ATGACCCTGAACCCGAATCATATCGCTCCGCGCTCGCGCAAGGTTCGCGTGCTCGCGACGCTCGGCCCGGCCAGCAATACGCTGGAAATGATCACCACCCTTTTCCAGGCGGGCGCAGATGCGTTCCGCGTCAACATGAGCCACGGCGATCAGCAATCGAAGATCGCGGTCATCCAGGCGATTCGCTCGCTGGAGGAGCGGTTCAAGCGTCCGACGACGATCCTTGCCGATCTTCAGGGGCCCAAGCTGCGCGTCGGCAAGTTCGACGGCGGGCGCGTCACGCTCGAACATGGCAGCACCTTCGTGCTCGATCACGATCCGACCCCGGGCAACGCGTCGCGCGTTCGGCTGCCGCACAAGGAGATTTTCGCCGCGATCGAGCCGGGCGCACGCCTGCTGCTCGACGACGGCAAGCTGGTGCTGCGCGTTACCGACCATGACGCCGACCGCATCGTCACCACGGTCGAGGTCGGCGGCCCGCTGTCCGACAACAAGGGGCTCAACGTTCCCGACGTCGTGATCCCGATGGCGGCACTGACCGAGAAGGACCGCTCCGACCTCGCTTTCGCGATCGACCAGGGCGTCGACTGGATCGCGCTGTCGTTCGTCCAGCGCCCCGAGGATCTGTGGGAAGCGCGCAAGCTGATCGGCGGCAAGGCCGCGTTGCTCGCCAAGATCGAGAAGCCCGCCGCGATCGAGCGGCTCGAGGAGATCGTCGAGGCGTGCGACGGCGTGATGGTCGCGCGTGGCGATCTCGGCGTCGAGCTGCCGCCGCAGTCGGTGCCGCCGCTCCAGAAGCGCATCGTCGAAACCGCGCGCCGCATGGGTCGCCCGGTCGTCGTCGCGACGCAGATGCTCGAATCGATGATACAAAGCCCGTCGCCGACCCGCGCCGAGGTGTCCGACGTCGCGACCGCGATCTACGACGGCGCCGATGCGATCATGCTCTCGGCCGAAAGTGCTGCGGGCCAGTGGCCGGTCGAATCGGTCGCGATGATGAACGCGATCGGCGACGCGGTGGAGCGCGATCCGATGCATGGCGACCGCATCCACTTTACCGTCACCCGCCCCGATCCGACCACCGCCGACGCGCTCGCCGAGGCGGCGAAGAACATCGCCGACACCGTCTCGGCCTCGGCGATCATCTGCTTCACCATGTCGGGATCGACCGCGCGCCGCATCGCGCGTGAGCGCCCGTCGGTGCCGATCCTCGTGCTGACGCCCAGCACGGACACCGCGCGGCGGCTCGGATTGCTGTGGGGGACGCACAACGTCAACACGCGCGATGTCGAGTCGTTCGAGGAAATGGTCGCCAAGGCCAAGCGCATCGCACTGCGCCAGGGGATCGCCAAGGCCGGCGATCGCGTGATCGTGATGGCTGGCGTACCGTTCCGCACGCCGGGTTCGACCAACGTACTGCATGTCGTGCAGATCGTCGGCGACGAGCTGAAGGACTATCGCGCCCCCGACGCGCAGTAA
- a CDS encoding DUF2312 domain-containing protein, producing the protein MAEERGEGMGGGSVAADELRLLIERAERLEEEKKGIADDIKDVMAEAKSRGYDAKAIRKILQIRKKKREEYQEEQSILEVYMQALGMI; encoded by the coding sequence ATGGCGGAAGAGCGTGGCGAAGGCATGGGCGGCGGTTCGGTGGCAGCCGACGAGCTGCGGCTGCTGATCGAGCGGGCCGAACGGCTGGAGGAAGAGAAGAAGGGCATCGCCGACGACATCAAGGACGTGATGGCCGAGGCGAAGAGCCGCGGCTACGACGCCAAGGCGATCCGCAAGATCTTGCAGATCCGCAAGAAGAAACGTGAAGAATATCAAGAAGAACAGTCTATCCTTGAAGTCTACATGCAAGCGCTTGGCATGATCTAG
- a CDS encoding DUF1003 domain-containing protein: MAHRPPIADLALRIIGKPRHSLDAEERRVLDSIDAGTLVSRDAADEADLRASFGDRLADRVAAVGGSWGFIIAFTVVLVGWMLLNTDVLKYFGLQFDPYPYIFLNLMLSTLAAVQAPVIMMSQNRQAAKDRLAASLDYETNLRAELEILRLHEKIDGLVIERLAALEAKIDGLANGGPRA; encoded by the coding sequence ATGGCGCACCGTCCACCGATCGCCGATCTCGCGCTGCGCATCATCGGCAAGCCGCGCCATTCGCTGGATGCCGAGGAACGCCGCGTCCTCGACAGTATCGATGCGGGGACGCTGGTCAGCCGCGACGCCGCCGACGAGGCCGATCTGCGCGCCAGCTTCGGCGACCGGTTGGCCGATCGGGTCGCGGCGGTCGGCGGATCGTGGGGGTTCATCATCGCCTTCACGGTGGTGCTGGTCGGGTGGATGCTGCTCAACACCGACGTGCTGAAATATTTCGGGCTGCAGTTCGACCCCTATCCGTACATCTTCCTCAACCTGATGCTGTCGACGCTGGCCGCGGTGCAGGCGCCCGTCATCATGATGAGCCAGAACCGGCAGGCGGCGAAGGACCGGCTGGCCGCCAGCCTCGACTATGAAACCAATTTGCGCGCCGAGCTGGAGATCCTGCGGCTACACGAAAAGATCGACGGGCTGGTGATCGAGCGGCTGGCGGCGCTGGAGGCGAAGATAGACGGGTTGGCGAATGGGGGCCCTCGCGCGTAA
- a CDS encoding HAD family phosphatase has translation MPTSVIFDVGHVLYDWNPRVLYERLFDDERALDVFLNEVATKEWHFQHDAGRPFAETSAELGARFPEHAEMIAHWGPRFGEQIPGPIPGMIAIVEELDAADVPLFAITNFSHEFFPPFRAREAAVFDRFRDIVVSGEERLVKPDAAIYRLALDRFGLAGGEAFFIDDNAANIAGAQALGIHAHLFTDAATLRPALVAAGLLR, from the coding sequence ATGCCGACGTCGGTCATTTTCGACGTCGGGCACGTCCTGTACGACTGGAACCCGCGGGTTCTGTACGAGCGCCTGTTCGATGACGAACGGGCGCTCGACGTGTTCCTGAACGAGGTCGCCACGAAGGAGTGGCATTTCCAGCACGACGCCGGTCGCCCGTTCGCGGAGACCAGCGCGGAGCTTGGCGCGCGATTCCCGGAACATGCCGAGATGATCGCCCATTGGGGACCACGCTTCGGCGAGCAGATCCCGGGGCCGATCCCCGGCATGATCGCGATCGTCGAGGAACTGGACGCGGCGGACGTGCCGCTGTTTGCGATCACCAACTTCAGCCACGAATTCTTCCCGCCGTTCCGCGCGCGGGAGGCGGCGGTGTTCGACCGCTTCCGCGACATCGTCGTTTCGGGTGAAGAGCGGCTGGTGAAGCCCGATGCCGCGATCTACCGGCTCGCGCTCGATCGGTTCGGGCTGGCGGGGGGCGAGGCGTTCTTCATTGACGACAATGCCGCGAATATCGCCGGCGCGCAGGCGCTGGGCATTCACGCGCATCTGTTCACTGACGCGGCGACGCTGCGTCCTGCACTGGTCGCGGCCGGCCTGCTGCGCTGA
- a CDS encoding M14-type cytosolic carboxypeptidase — translation MTLDINAAFDGGNIKLVSLEGAGDDWRCDLEIVRDHQSDFFQWFYFRAAGLRGKRVAFRILNAGESAYPFGWPGYKTRVSTDLEQWRMIDTRYDGGVLGFDWTGQGDVAWFAYFAPYTMEMHARLVARIAGRAGVTHRQLGETLDGQAIDYFRLGTGEKQVWLYARQHPGESMAEWWMDGALDWLTSPVAAPLLREATVHVVPNMNPDGTRRGHLRTNAAGVNLNREWHAPTSERSPEVLCVLQEMDKTGVTFAIDVHGDEAIAANFIAGFEGIPSWNGARGDRFTEFGRRLAAHTPDFQTQLGYEKSAPGTANLSMSTNQLAERFGAVSVTLEMPFKDHDANPDPAFGWSAERSKSLGVACLEVLTEMIPTL, via the coding sequence ATGACGCTGGACATCAACGCCGCGTTCGACGGCGGCAACATCAAGCTCGTCAGCCTGGAGGGCGCGGGCGACGACTGGCGCTGCGATCTGGAGATCGTCCGCGATCACCAGTCCGACTTCTTCCAGTGGTTCTATTTCCGCGCCGCCGGGCTGCGCGGCAAGCGCGTCGCCTTCCGCATCCTCAACGCCGGCGAGTCGGCCTATCCGTTCGGCTGGCCGGGCTACAAGACCCGCGTCTCGACCGACCTCGAGCAATGGCGGATGATCGACACCCGCTACGACGGCGGCGTGCTCGGCTTCGACTGGACCGGGCAAGGCGACGTGGCGTGGTTCGCCTATTTCGCGCCCTATACGATGGAGATGCACGCCCGACTGGTCGCGCGTATCGCCGGCCGCGCGGGCGTGACGCACCGCCAGCTCGGCGAGACGCTCGACGGACAGGCGATCGACTATTTCCGCCTCGGCACCGGCGAAAAGCAGGTGTGGCTCTACGCGCGCCAGCATCCCGGCGAATCGATGGCCGAATGGTGGATGGACGGCGCGCTCGACTGGCTGACCAGCCCCGTCGCCGCGCCGCTGCTGCGGGAGGCAACCGTCCATGTCGTCCCCAACATGAACCCCGACGGCACGCGCCGCGGCCATCTGCGCACCAATGCGGCGGGGGTGAACCTCAACCGCGAATGGCACGCCCCCACGTCCGAGCGCAGCCCCGAAGTGCTGTGCGTGCTGCAGGAGATGGACAAGACAGGCGTCACCTTCGCGATCGACGTCCACGGCGACGAGGCGATCGCCGCCAATTTCATCGCGGGTTTCGAGGGCATTCCGTCGTGGAACGGCGCGCGCGGCGACCGCTTCACCGAGTTCGGCCGGCGGCTGGCGGCGCACACCCCCGATTTCCAGACGCAGCTCGGCTATGAGAAGTCCGCGCCCGGCACCGCCAATCTGTCGATGTCGACCAACCAGCTCGCCGAGCGGTTCGGCGCGGTGTCGGTGACGCTGGAGATGCCGTTCAAGGATCATGACGCCAACCCCGACCCGGCGTTCGGATGGAGCGCCGAACGGTCGAAGTCGCTCGGCGTCGCCTGCCTCGAAGTGCTGACCGAGATGATCCCGACGCTGTAA
- a CDS encoding DUF4440 domain-containing protein, with amino-acid sequence MEDDRVWAFEESLWTGDADHYRESIDESALMVVPQPPYVLESEAAVDAVSQTPRWERVTFKDGRIVRPQEGLIVIAYGVEATKGDERYVAHCTSTYRRLEHEVWKVVQHQQTPPLTAEVHATED; translated from the coding sequence ATGGAAGACGATCGCGTTTGGGCGTTCGAGGAAAGCCTGTGGACCGGCGACGCCGATCATTACCGCGAGTCGATCGATGAATCGGCGCTGATGGTCGTGCCGCAGCCGCCGTACGTCCTCGAAAGCGAGGCGGCGGTCGATGCGGTGTCGCAGACGCCGCGCTGGGAGCGGGTCACCTTCAAGGACGGCCGGATCGTGCGGCCGCAGGAAGGGCTGATCGTGATCGCCTATGGCGTCGAGGCGACGAAGGGCGACGAACGCTATGTCGCGCATTGTACCTCGACCTACCGTCGCCTGGAGCATGAGGTCTGGAAGGTCGTTCAGCACCAGCAGACGCCCCCGCTGACCGCCGAGGTTCATGCGACGGAGGATTGA
- a CDS encoding DUF1244 domain-containing protein has translation MDRLDTLDDAVAAAAFRRLVRHLRHRTDAQNIDLMGLAGFCRNCLSDWVGEAGGLDKDDARAAIYGMPYAQWKAAHQGDATPEQLARMAESVAKNA, from the coding sequence ATGGACCGCCTCGACACGCTGGACGATGCCGTAGCGGCGGCTGCTTTCCGCCGGCTCGTCCGACACTTGCGCCATCGCACCGACGCGCAGAATATCGATCTGATGGGACTGGCCGGTTTTTGCCGCAACTGCCTGTCCGACTGGGTGGGCGAGGCCGGCGGGCTCGACAAGGACGACGCGCGCGCGGCGATTTACGGCATGCCCTATGCACAATGGAAGGCCGCGCATCAGGGCGACGCGACGCCCGAGCAGCTTGCGCGCATGGCCGAGAGCGTCGCGAAGAACGCCTGA